The following coding sequences are from one Fibrobacter sp. window:
- the rplC gene encoding 50S ribosomal protein L3: MQGLIGKKIGMTRMFNEAGKSVGVTVILAGNNVVHQVKTSEKDGYSAVQLGFDEVSEKRVTKPLLGHFKKNGGVFSRIVKEFKIDSAEESLKPGQRVGVEVLENTKFVDVTGISKGRGHAGTIKKYNFQRGRESHGNTNVRERGSVGANSYPARIFPGLKMSGQYGNAQRTVRKLEVVSLDKEAGLVFVKGAVPGRASGYVYIKKNG, from the coding sequence ATGCAGGGTTTGATTGGTAAGAAAATCGGAATGACCAGGATGTTTAATGAAGCTGGAAAGTCAGTAGGGGTAACTGTTATTCTGGCTGGCAACAATGTTGTCCATCAGGTAAAGACATCCGAAAAAGACGGCTATTCAGCAGTTCAACTGGGTTTTGATGAGGTCTCTGAGAAGAGGGTTACAAAACCACTTCTGGGCCATTTCAAGAAGAACGGAGGTGTCTTCTCTCGCATTGTAAAGGAATTCAAGATCGATTCTGCTGAAGAGTCACTGAAACCGGGGCAGCGTGTCGGAGTTGAAGTTCTGGAAAATACCAAATTTGTGGATGTGACCGGAATTTCCAAAGGGCGCGGACATGCCGGAACCATAAAAAAGTATAATTTCCAGCGCGGGCGGGAATCTCATGGAAACACCAATGTCCGTGAACGCGGATCTGTCGGTGCGAACTCTTATCCTGCAAGGATTTTTCCTGGTCTAAAGATGTCCGGGCAATACGGAAATGCCCAGAGGACGGTCAGGAAGCTTGAGGTGGTTAGTCTTGACAAAGAAGCCGGACTTGTTTTTGTGAAGGGTGCGGTTCCGGGCCGTGCCAGTGGATACGTTTATATAAAGAAAAATGGGTAG
- a CDS encoding 50S ribosomal protein L23: MSKYHSIIRYPSITEKNTTQRETQNKYVFEVLRTATKPQIKVAVEKLFGVSVVSVNTMVVKGKKKRMGRFAGYRPDWKKAIVKIQEGQRIAKFGEV, translated from the coding sequence GTGAGCAAGTATCATTCAATTATCAGATATCCATCTATTACAGAGAAGAATACTACTCAGCGTGAGACGCAGAACAAGTATGTTTTCGAGGTTTTGCGTACTGCTACAAAGCCGCAGATCAAAGTGGCCGTAGAGAAGCTGTTTGGAGTCTCAGTAGTATCTGTTAATACGATGGTTGTAAAGGGAAAAAAGAAACGTATGGGGCGGTTCGCGGGTTACAGGCCTGACTGGAAGAAGGCAATTGTCAAAATCCAGGAAGGGCAGAGAATTGCGAAATTCGGTGAGGTTTGA
- the rpsJ gene encoding 30S ribosomal protein S10, which produces MPGERIRIRLKSFDHNILDKSASDIVRTAKGTGARISGPIPLPTEKTVYTVLRSPHVNKKSREQFETRIHKRLIDILESTPQTVDSLMKLDLPAGVDVEIKV; this is translated from the coding sequence ATGCCGGGCGAAAGAATAAGGATTCGTTTGAAATCGTTTGACCATAATATTCTGGACAAGTCGGCGTCGGACATAGTACGCACGGCAAAGGGTACCGGAGCACGTATTTCAGGGCCGATACCGCTGCCAACCGAGAAGACTGTTTACACGGTACTGCGTTCTCCGCATGTTAACAAAAAGTCCAGAGAGCAGTTCGAGACGCGCATTCATAAGCGTCTTATTGATATCCTTGAATCTACACCTCAGACGGTTGATTCGCTGATGAAGCTGGATTTGCCAGCGGGTGTAGATGTCGAGATCAAAGTTTAA
- the rplD gene encoding 50S ribosomal protein L4, whose translation MKAKLYQQDGTVKGQIDLPENVFGAQVNESLLHQVITQFLANQRQGTAKTKTRAEVSGGGRKPWRQKGTGRARAGSNASPIWVRGGKAHGPEPRDYYSEIPKKMRRLALASALSSRAQDEKVMVVESISCETPKTRTIVDLLKALSVSGKKNLLIIDKEGKNVFLSGRNIRDLEIRPVSEINAYDVLTNENIIFADERLIGKVQEAVAL comes from the coding sequence ATGAAGGCAAAATTGTATCAGCAGGATGGGACCGTAAAGGGGCAGATCGATCTGCCGGAAAATGTTTTTGGTGCACAGGTAAATGAAAGTTTGCTGCACCAGGTGATAACCCAGTTCCTCGCCAATCAGCGTCAGGGTACGGCAAAGACAAAGACCCGTGCAGAGGTCAGTGGCGGCGGCAGAAAACCCTGGAGGCAGAAGGGGACGGGAAGAGCACGTGCCGGTTCTAATGCATCACCGATATGGGTTCGTGGTGGAAAAGCTCACGGTCCGGAGCCGCGCGACTATTATTCGGAAATTCCAAAGAAGATGCGCAGGCTTGCACTTGCTTCAGCGCTTTCCTCGAGGGCTCAAGATGAAAAGGTGATGGTTGTCGAGAGTATCAGTTGTGAGACTCCGAAAACCAGGACCATTGTCGATCTGCTCAAGGCACTCTCAGTTTCTGGAAAGAAAAATTTATTGATAATTGATAAGGAAGGGAAAAACGTTTTTCTTTCCGGTCGAAATATCAGGGATCTTGAAATCAGGCCGGTTTCCGAGATCAACGCATATGATGTACTTACAAATGAAAACATCATTTTTGCCGATGAACGGCTGATCGGTAAAGTACAAGAGGCGGTGGCACTGTGA
- a CDS encoding 30S ribosomal protein S12, whose amino-acid sequence MPTISQLIRKGRKSLQNRSKSPALHSCPQRRGVCTRVFTTTPKKPNSALRKVARVRLTNHMEVNAYIPGEGHNLQEHSIVLIRGGRVKDVPGVRYHIIRGALDTQGVADRKRSRSKYGVKRPKK is encoded by the coding sequence GTGCCTACGATCAGTCAACTTATTCGTAAAGGGCGGAAAAGCCTGCAGAACCGGAGTAAATCTCCGGCTTTGCATTCGTGCCCTCAGCGTCGCGGTGTATGTACGCGAGTGTTTACCACTACTCCCAAGAAGCCCAATTCTGCTCTTCGGAAGGTGGCTCGTGTTCGTTTGACGAACCACATGGAAGTGAATGCGTATATTCCCGGTGAAGGTCACAACCTGCAGGAACATTCGATTGTTTTGATCAGAGGTGGCAGGGTCAAGGATGTTCCAGGGGTGCGTTATCACATTATCCGTGGTGCTCTTGATACACAAGGGGTTGCGGATCGCAAACGCAGTCGTTCAAAATACGGTGTAAAGCGTCCAAAGAAATAA
- the rpoC gene encoding DNA-directed RNA polymerase subunit beta' gives MSHLDKKVQEITGVSIRLASHDTIRNWSYGEVTKPETINYRSFKPERDGLFCEKIFGPVRNWECNCGKYKRIRYRGVVCDRCGVEVTHSKVRRERMGHIELAVPIIHIWFLKSVPSHISYLLGLPNTVLERIVYYDSYVVIDPGNTNLRKGMLLSEDEYIELEEQDKQFVAKMGGEAVLEMLATLDLEELSIDLRSKIKLESSEQRRQEHLKRLRIVEAFLRSGNKPEHMVLRVLPVLPPDLRPLVPLEGGRFATSDLNDLYRRVINRNNRLKKLIEIKAPDVILRNEMRMLQEAVDTLFDNGRRTFSVKGEGKRPLKSLSDLLKGKQGRFRQNLLGKRVDYSGRSVIVVGPELKIHQCGLPKMMALELFKPFVIQKLEERGLVQTVKSAKKFVEKERSEVWDILEEVIKDHPVLLNRAPTLHRLGIQAFFPVLVEGKAIRLHPLVCTAFNADFDGDQMAVHVPLSFESQLECRFLMLSANNLLSPASGHPVMIPTQDIVLGIYYLTKMALGRKGEGRVFCCPEEVYHAMADKQLDLHAKIKVRIDGKLIETTPGRVILNSAVPEGLPFNNELLNKKRIQALVEEVYKQKGTKVTCKFLDDFKTLGYEYATRAGITFGAEDLVVPDEKKEIVAKSIEEVTRIRKQYDRGIITEGERYNKLIDLWTHTTSMVADRLHERLARDKDGFNPVYIMMDSQARGSKDQIKQLAGMRGLMQKPQKKITGAVGEIIENPIISNFKDGLTVLEYFISTHGARKGLADTALKTADAGYLTRRLVDVVQDVVVFEEDCGTSKGIEIGELSEGDEVMEPLSSRILGRVTQEDVYDPVTEELICPINTLLDEQVARKIEDAGIETVMIRSVLTCDSLFGVCKRCYGRNLATGKPVEVGEAIGIMAAQSIGEPGTQLTLRTFHIGGTASRLIAQSKEVAKIDGAVKMVNVEIVTHRDGVVIMNRSGEMVVFDEQERERYRYNIPYGSFMRVEDGQKVTKGQTLFEWDPYNNVILAAKSGKIHFHDLIEGETVQELYDERSGITNLVVVEHRERRLHPHIQIMGEGDKRVANISVPTGGYLQVREGTEVKEGDVLIKIPRESSKTRDITGGLPRVAELFEARRPKDAAVVSEIDGFVEFGGNERGSRKIIIRDEQGESRDYLIPLGKHLRVHEGDRVKAGDRLSEGSIDPHDILRIKGENAVQQYLLDEIQAVYRLQGVTINDKHVEVIVAQMLRKVRIEKAGDTEFLEGDDVDKKRLREANERVIAEGGEPATFKPLLLGITKASLTTESFLSAASFQETTKVLSKAAVEGKVDKLNGLKENLIMGNLIPAGTGSRIYRNLRVKNLETEAVPVEEHDTSEDFVDIGEQF, from the coding sequence CCAAGCCGGAAACAATCAACTATCGTTCCTTCAAACCTGAGCGTGACGGCCTTTTTTGTGAAAAGATATTCGGGCCTGTCCGCAACTGGGAGTGTAACTGCGGAAAATACAAACGTATCCGTTACAGAGGAGTTGTTTGCGACAGGTGTGGTGTTGAAGTGACCCATTCGAAAGTCCGTCGTGAGAGAATGGGGCACATTGAGCTTGCTGTTCCGATCATCCATATCTGGTTTCTCAAAAGTGTTCCCTCTCATATCAGCTACCTTCTGGGGTTACCGAATACTGTACTTGAAAGAATAGTGTATTATGACTCATACGTGGTAATCGATCCAGGAAACACCAACCTGCGCAAAGGAATGCTCCTCAGTGAAGATGAATACATCGAGCTGGAAGAACAGGACAAACAGTTTGTTGCAAAAATGGGTGGAGAGGCAGTTCTGGAGATGCTTGCCACTCTTGACCTGGAAGAACTCTCCATTGACCTGCGTTCAAAAATCAAACTTGAATCCTCTGAACAGCGCCGTCAGGAACATCTCAAGCGCTTGCGTATAGTCGAGGCTTTTCTGCGTTCCGGCAACAAACCGGAGCACATGGTTCTGCGTGTTCTCCCGGTTTTGCCTCCGGATCTTCGTCCCTTGGTTCCGCTGGAGGGTGGCCGTTTTGCCACATCAGATCTTAATGACCTTTATCGCAGGGTGATAAACAGGAATAACCGCCTTAAAAAGCTTATTGAGATCAAGGCTCCCGATGTTATTCTGCGTAATGAGATGAGAATGCTTCAGGAAGCGGTCGATACTCTGTTTGATAACGGCCGCCGTACATTCTCTGTCAAGGGCGAGGGGAAAAGGCCGCTTAAATCTCTCAGCGACCTTCTCAAAGGTAAACAAGGTCGTTTCCGTCAGAACCTTCTCGGTAAGCGTGTTGACTATTCCGGCAGAAGTGTTATTGTTGTGGGACCGGAATTGAAGATACACCAGTGCGGTCTTCCCAAGATGATGGCTCTGGAGCTTTTCAAGCCCTTTGTGATCCAGAAACTTGAGGAAAGAGGGCTGGTTCAGACTGTTAAGAGCGCCAAGAAATTCGTTGAAAAGGAGAGGTCTGAGGTCTGGGACATTCTTGAAGAAGTCATCAAGGATCATCCCGTACTCCTGAACCGTGCTCCTACACTGCACCGTCTTGGTATTCAGGCGTTTTTTCCGGTGCTGGTGGAGGGAAAAGCCATAAGGCTGCATCCTCTGGTTTGTACAGCATTCAACGCCGACTTCGATGGAGACCAGATGGCAGTGCACGTGCCACTTTCATTCGAATCTCAGCTTGAATGTCGTTTTCTCATGCTCAGTGCCAACAATCTTCTCAGCCCCGCATCGGGACATCCGGTAATGATTCCAACCCAGGATATTGTGCTTGGGATTTATTATCTAACAAAAATGGCTCTGGGCCGCAAGGGTGAGGGCCGAGTGTTCTGCTGTCCCGAAGAGGTTTATCATGCAATGGCCGACAAGCAGTTGGATCTTCATGCCAAGATCAAAGTTCGTATTGATGGTAAACTGATTGAGACCACTCCTGGACGAGTGATTCTCAATTCCGCTGTTCCCGAAGGTCTGCCGTTTAATAACGAACTTCTCAATAAGAAGAGAATTCAGGCACTCGTGGAGGAAGTTTACAAACAAAAAGGAACAAAGGTTACCTGTAAATTTCTCGATGATTTCAAAACCCTGGGATACGAGTATGCTACCAGAGCTGGTATAACCTTTGGTGCGGAAGACCTTGTTGTTCCGGATGAGAAAAAGGAAATCGTAGCCAAGTCAATAGAAGAGGTTACAAGAATCCGCAAGCAGTATGACCGCGGTATCATAACCGAGGGAGAAAGATATAACAAGCTTATCGATTTGTGGACTCACACTACAAGTATGGTGGCTGACAGACTGCATGAGCGTCTCGCACGTGACAAGGATGGGTTCAACCCGGTCTATATCATGATGGATTCCCAGGCGCGTGGAAGCAAAGACCAGATAAAGCAGCTTGCCGGAATGCGCGGACTGATGCAGAAGCCGCAGAAGAAGATCACCGGAGCGGTTGGTGAGATTATCGAAAACCCGATTATCTCCAACTTCAAGGATGGTCTGACGGTGCTTGAATACTTTATCTCCACTCACGGTGCACGTAAGGGTCTGGCGGATACTGCTCTTAAGACTGCTGATGCGGGATATCTCACCCGGCGTCTGGTTGACGTAGTGCAGGATGTGGTTGTATTTGAAGAGGACTGCGGTACATCAAAGGGAATAGAGATCGGGGAACTCAGCGAGGGTGACGAAGTCATGGAACCCCTGTCTTCACGTATACTTGGACGTGTTACTCAGGAAGATGTCTATGATCCGGTTACAGAGGAACTGATCTGTCCCATCAATACTCTTCTTGACGAGCAGGTAGCCAGGAAAATTGAAGACGCCGGCATAGAGACTGTTATGATCCGGTCTGTGCTGACCTGTGATTCGCTTTTTGGTGTCTGCAAGCGCTGTTATGGGCGTAACCTGGCAACAGGCAAACCTGTGGAAGTGGGAGAGGCTATTGGTATAATGGCTGCTCAGAGTATCGGTGAGCCTGGTACTCAGTTGACACTTCGTACATTCCATATCGGTGGTACAGCTTCCCGTCTTATTGCTCAGTCCAAGGAAGTGGCCAAGATAGATGGAGCGGTAAAAATGGTGAATGTGGAGATCGTGACGCACCGGGATGGTGTAGTGATCATGAACCGTTCCGGAGAGATGGTAGTATTCGATGAGCAGGAACGGGAGAGATACCGTTACAATATTCCATACGGCTCATTCATGAGGGTGGAAGATGGGCAGAAGGTGACGAAGGGACAGACTCTTTTTGAGTGGGATCCTTATAATAACGTTATTCTGGCTGCTAAAAGCGGAAAGATCCATTTTCACGATCTTATCGAAGGTGAGACAGTACAGGAACTCTATGACGAGCGTTCTGGAATCACAAATCTGGTCGTGGTGGAACACCGTGAGCGTCGCCTGCATCCCCATATTCAGATAATGGGTGAAGGTGACAAACGCGTTGCCAATATCTCAGTACCTACCGGCGGATACCTTCAGGTCAGAGAAGGAACAGAGGTCAAGGAAGGCGATGTGCTTATAAAAATTCCACGCGAGAGCAGCAAAACACGTGATATTACCGGTGGTCTGCCCAGAGTTGCCGAGCTTTTTGAAGCACGCAGGCCCAAGGACGCCGCGGTTGTTTCTGAAATCGACGGGTTCGTTGAATTCGGTGGAAACGAGCGAGGGAGCAGGAAGATTATAATTCGTGATGAGCAGGGTGAATCCAGGGATTATCTTATTCCTCTTGGGAAACATCTGCGTGTTCACGAGGGTGACCGTGTAAAGGCTGGTGACCGTCTCAGCGAAGGTTCGATCGATCCTCATGATATTCTTCGTATCAAGGGTGAGAATGCTGTGCAGCAGTATCTCCTTGATGAAATACAGGCTGTTTATCGTTTGCAGGGTGTAACGATCAATGATAAGCATGTAGAGGTTATTGTTGCCCAGATGCTTCGTAAAGTAAGGATTGAGAAAGCCGGTGATACGGAGTTTCTCGAGGGTGATGATGTGGACAAGAAGAGGCTTCGTGAGGCTAATGAGCGGGTGATCGCGGAAGGCGGGGAGCCTGCAACGTTCAAGCCGTTGCTTCTTGGTATCACTAAAGCATCGCTGACAACAGAATCTTTCCTGAGTGCAGCCTCTTTCCAGGAAACAACGAAGGTGTTGTCGAAAGCAGCTGTGGAAGGAAAGGTAGATAAACTCAATGGTCTCAAGGAAAACCTGATAATGGGTAACCTTATTCCTGCCGGAACTGGATCAAGAATTTACCGCAATTTAAGGGTAAAAAACCTTGAAACTGAGGCAGTTCCGGTTGAAGAACACGATACCAGCGAGGATTTTGTGGATATTGGCGAGCAGTTTTGA
- the rplB gene encoding 50S ribosomal protein L2 — protein MPMKTYRPVTPTLRYKTTNQFDQITTDKPYKPLLEAKPKINGRNNRGVITVRHRGGGHKRFYRIIDFKRDKFNVPGIVETIEYDPNRSAFIALIKYIDGERRYILATSNMKVGMKVISGDQVEIAEGNCMPLKNIPLGMQVHNIELFERKGGQIARSAGAYAEIVAKENQMVQLKFPSSEVRNIRENCLATIGQVSNPEHMNMAIGSAGRKRHLGIRPTVRGVAMNPIDHPMGGGEGKTAGGGHPVTPWGQKTKGLKTRNPRKLSSKYIVRRRAKK, from the coding sequence ATGCCAATGAAGACTTACAGACCGGTGACCCCGACTTTAAGGTATAAGACTACCAACCAGTTTGATCAGATTACCACTGACAAACCTTATAAACCTTTGCTTGAAGCTAAGCCAAAGATCAACGGGCGTAATAACCGTGGTGTTATAACTGTCAGGCACAGGGGTGGGGGGCACAAGCGCTTTTACCGGATTATTGATTTCAAGCGCGACAAATTTAATGTTCCGGGAATTGTGGAAACAATTGAATATGATCCTAACCGCAGCGCTTTTATAGCTTTGATAAAGTATATAGACGGTGAGCGCAGGTATATTCTGGCAACCTCAAATATGAAAGTCGGGATGAAGGTTATTTCTGGTGATCAGGTTGAGATTGCAGAAGGTAATTGCATGCCGCTCAAGAACATCCCTCTGGGGATGCAGGTACACAACATAGAGCTTTTTGAGCGCAAGGGTGGTCAGATTGCCCGCAGTGCCGGTGCTTATGCCGAGATAGTTGCAAAAGAGAACCAGATGGTTCAGCTCAAGTTTCCCTCAAGTGAGGTAAGAAATATCAGGGAGAACTGCCTGGCTACAATTGGGCAGGTCAGTAATCCGGAGCACATGAATATGGCTATAGGGTCTGCGGGTCGTAAGCGTCATTTGGGGATTCGCCCGACAGTGCGTGGAGTTGCCATGAACCCTATCGACCATCCTATGGGTGGTGGTGAGGGAAAGACTGCTGGTGGAGGACATCCGGTGACCCCCTGGGGACAGAAGACAAAGGGATTGAAGACCCGTAATCCGCGTAAACTTTCGAGCAAATATATTGTGCGTCGCAGGGCTAAGAAATAA
- the rpsG gene encoding 30S ribosomal protein S7, whose product MSRRRKAVKKDLIPDPKFNSTLVTQFVNNVVRCGKKRLAERIFYDAIDLVVERTGQDGMSVFKKAIDNVKPVLEVKSRRIGGANYQVPIEVPAERRTSLAIRWLINYSKARAEKSMADRLANEFIQASKNEGGAVRKKIDTHKMAEANKAFAHFRW is encoded by the coding sequence ATGTCAAGAAGAAGGAAAGCTGTAAAAAAAGATCTTATTCCTGATCCAAAATTCAATAGCACGCTTGTTACCCAGTTTGTTAACAACGTGGTGAGGTGCGGGAAAAAGCGCCTGGCAGAGAGAATTTTCTATGATGCTATCGACCTGGTTGTTGAGCGGACTGGTCAGGATGGAATGAGTGTCTTCAAGAAGGCTATTGATAATGTGAAGCCTGTTCTTGAGGTTAAATCCCGCCGTATTGGTGGTGCCAACTATCAGGTACCCATTGAGGTTCCCGCTGAAAGGAGAACTTCTCTGGCTATCAGGTGGCTGATAAACTATTCCAAAGCGCGGGCGGAAAAAAGTATGGCTGATAGGCTGGCTAATGAATTTATTCAGGCGTCGAAAAATGAGGGTGGCGCCGTAAGAAAGAAGATTGATACTCACAAGATGGCGGAGGCGAATAAAGCGTTCGCGCATTTCCGCTGGTAG
- the fusA gene encoding elongation factor G — protein MDEPVSLERIRNIGIMAHIDAGKTTTTERMLFYTGILHRMGEVHDGNAVMDWMVQERERGITITSAATTCFWRDHRINIIDTPGHVDFTIEVERSLRVLDGAVAVFDSVGGVEPQSETVWRQADKYNVPRIAFVNKMDRVGADFYNVLDEMKQKLAARPVAVQVPLGKEDQFEGVVDLIRMKACRYDEEVLGTKVLESEIPEDLLELVEGKRAQMLEQVADFNDELMGLILEEEQVDPDLIIKAIRAGVLENRICPVLCGSAFKNKGVQQLLDAVVDYLPSPADRGVIKGADPVTGERKERMPDLKEPFSALIFKIANDPHVGSLTFARVYSGKAGLRDLYINPRTKAREKVTRIFRMHSNKRHAEQFMRAGDIVALVGLKDTTTGDTLCDPDFPIVYERMVFPDPVLWRSIEPKSTADEEKLNAAVQRLVDEDPTCRVKVDSETGQRLISGMGELHLEVLVDRLIREFNIGVNVGNPQVSYKETVTSRVSEEFELSQVIGGKSQYARLEISVEPVEASKNIEFLSEIDKDSIPQSFVAAIRQGIEEASGGGMFSGFPQAGIRVRLKSAVFNEEDSTEMSFKIAGTMAFKQACAKANPAILEPVMKIEVVVPSEFMGSVINDFNGRRGKILGISHRKDVQVVDAEAPLSEMFGYATALRSLTQGRAVYTMQFDRYEAAGRAVQEEILRRIGRM, from the coding sequence ATGGATGAACCAGTTTCTCTGGAAAGAATCAGAAATATCGGCATCATGGCTCATATCGATGCAGGTAAGACAACCACGACGGAGCGTATGCTGTTTTATACTGGTATACTGCACCGTATGGGTGAAGTTCATGATGGAAATGCAGTCATGGACTGGATGGTGCAAGAGCGGGAGAGAGGGATTACGATTACCTCTGCTGCAACCACCTGCTTCTGGAGAGATCATCGGATAAATATTATCGATACTCCCGGGCATGTGGATTTTACCATCGAAGTAGAGCGTTCTTTGAGAGTTCTGGATGGCGCAGTTGCCGTGTTCGATTCGGTTGGAGGCGTAGAACCTCAGTCTGAGACTGTATGGCGTCAAGCCGACAAATACAACGTTCCCCGGATCGCATTTGTGAATAAAATGGATAGGGTTGGAGCCGATTTTTACAATGTGCTCGATGAAATGAAGCAGAAGCTTGCAGCCAGACCGGTTGCTGTTCAGGTCCCGCTCGGAAAAGAGGATCAATTTGAAGGTGTTGTTGATCTGATACGGATGAAGGCTTGCCGTTATGATGAAGAGGTGCTGGGCACAAAAGTTCTGGAGAGTGAAATTCCAGAGGATCTTCTCGAACTGGTTGAGGGCAAAAGAGCTCAGATGCTGGAGCAGGTGGCGGATTTCAATGATGAACTTATGGGTCTGATACTTGAAGAGGAGCAGGTTGATCCCGATCTTATCATCAAGGCTATAAGAGCCGGGGTGCTGGAGAACAGAATATGTCCGGTACTTTGCGGTTCTGCCTTTAAGAATAAGGGAGTCCAGCAGTTGCTCGATGCTGTTGTGGATTATCTTCCCTCCCCGGCAGACAGAGGGGTTATTAAGGGTGCTGATCCTGTGACTGGTGAGCGGAAAGAGAGAATGCCTGATTTGAAGGAACCTTTTTCAGCTCTCATCTTCAAAATAGCTAATGATCCTCATGTGGGTAGTTTGACTTTTGCGCGTGTGTATTCTGGTAAGGCGGGTTTAAGGGATCTTTACATAAATCCCCGCACCAAAGCAAGAGAAAAGGTAACCAGAATATTCCGGATGCATTCAAACAAAAGGCATGCGGAGCAATTCATGCGGGCAGGTGATATAGTGGCTCTTGTTGGTCTGAAGGACACTACGACGGGTGATACTCTTTGCGATCCTGATTTTCCAATTGTTTATGAAAGAATGGTTTTTCCGGATCCGGTGTTATGGAGATCGATAGAGCCCAAGAGTACCGCTGATGAAGAAAAACTAAATGCTGCGGTTCAGCGGTTAGTTGATGAAGACCCGACTTGCAGGGTTAAAGTTGATTCAGAGACAGGTCAGAGACTTATCTCCGGAATGGGGGAACTTCATCTTGAAGTTCTTGTTGACAGGTTGATTCGCGAGTTCAATATAGGTGTAAATGTTGGAAATCCTCAGGTTTCATATAAAGAGACTGTTACTTCCAGGGTAAGTGAAGAATTTGAATTGTCACAGGTAATTGGGGGTAAGAGTCAGTATGCCAGGCTGGAAATTTCTGTTGAGCCGGTTGAGGCATCTAAGAATATTGAATTTCTCAGTGAAATAGATAAAGATTCGATACCGCAGTCTTTTGTCGCGGCGATTCGTCAGGGTATCGAGGAAGCATCAGGCGGTGGAATGTTCTCCGGGTTCCCGCAGGCGGGAATCAGAGTACGACTGAAGAGTGCGGTTTTCAATGAAGAAGATTCCACGGAAATGTCTTTTAAGATAGCCGGTACGATGGCGTTCAAGCAGGCTTGTGCAAAAGCAAACCCGGCGATTTTAGAGCCGGTGATGAAAATAGAAGTAGTGGTGCCTTCTGAGTTTATGGGATCGGTTATCAATGATTTCAACGGAAGGCGGGGAAAGATTCTCGGAATCTCGCATCGTAAAGATGTTCAGGTGGTTGATGCTGAGGCTCCCTTATCGGAAATGTTTGGTTATGCAACTGCGCTGAGATCCCTGACACAGGGAAGAGCTGTCTACACAATGCAATTTGATCGTTACGAAGCTGCCGGAAGGGCTGTACAGGAAGAGATCCTGAGGCGTATAGGCAGAATGTAA